The following are encoded together in the Salvelinus alpinus chromosome 29, SLU_Salpinus.1, whole genome shotgun sequence genome:
- the LOC139559122 gene encoding cholecystokinin-like, whose translation MTAGLCMCVLLVVLCTSCSGRPHFPPPLQEGSPALPPPSEGRLETKAHFLSEPCLRNTHSSPLVNTNPYMGEGGDSRAKLSELLARLISSQKGYISGNSTVNSRASGLSANHLIKNRDYTGWMDFGRRSAEENEHSS comes from the exons ATGACTGcagggttgtgtatgtgtgttctgctGGTGGTCCTGTGCACTAGCTGTTCGGGACGCCCCCActtccctccccccctccaaGAGGGCAGCCCTGCCCTGCCCCCTCCCTCTGAAG GACGCCTCGAAACTAAAGCCCACTTCCTCTCCGAGCCATGCCTCAGAAATACTCACTCCTCTCCTTTGGTCAATACCAACCCATATATGGGAGAAGGCGGAGACTCCAGAGCCAAACTCAGTGAACTGTTGGCTAGACTCATCTCCTCACAGAAAG GTTACATCAGTGGGAACTCAACAGTGAACAGCAGAGCCAGCGGTCTCAGTGCTAACCACCTGATAAAAAACCGAGACTACACCGGGTGGATGGACTTTGGCCGCCGCAGCGCAGAAGAAAACGAGCACTCCTCGTAG